In Frondihabitans sp. PAMC 28766, a genomic segment contains:
- a CDS encoding glycosyltransferase, with the protein MILEGLRDRGYTVDEANVPLGLSTAQRVELLGSKTGAIRMLGKLAGAWSRLVVTAARTRRRARPDVVIVGYMGHFDVWLARLMFPRTTIVLDHLIFASTTATDRGVGDTGLKQRLLRFLDRGALTLADIDVVDTEEHRALVPESLRRKAVVVPVGASGPWYDAAAAAHGAPRDGGAAVSVVFFGLFTPLQGAETIGAAIGLLPGDGSIRVTMIGSGQDLKAARSKAQGGAPVMWEPWVDAAELPAVVASRDIGIGIMGATEKAAKVVPNKVYQCAAAGIAVVTSDTAPQRRAFGDAVDYVAAGDPEALADAIVRLARDPALLAARKAAAREAAESFRPEASVAALDERLSVL; encoded by the coding sequence GTGATCCTCGAAGGGCTCCGCGATCGCGGGTACACCGTCGACGAGGCCAACGTGCCGTTGGGTCTCTCGACCGCCCAGCGCGTCGAGCTCCTCGGCTCCAAGACGGGGGCGATCCGCATGCTCGGGAAGCTCGCAGGAGCCTGGTCTCGTCTGGTCGTGACGGCGGCACGCACGCGGCGCCGAGCGAGGCCTGACGTGGTGATCGTCGGCTACATGGGCCACTTCGACGTCTGGCTCGCCCGCCTGATGTTCCCGCGCACGACCATCGTGCTCGACCACCTGATCTTCGCATCGACGACCGCGACCGATCGCGGCGTCGGCGATACGGGCCTCAAGCAGCGTCTGCTGCGCTTTCTTGACCGCGGTGCTCTGACCCTGGCCGACATCGACGTCGTCGACACCGAGGAGCATCGGGCGCTGGTGCCCGAGAGCCTTCGTCGCAAGGCGGTCGTGGTGCCGGTCGGTGCGAGCGGCCCCTGGTACGATGCTGCCGCGGCGGCGCACGGCGCGCCCCGAGACGGCGGTGCGGCTGTCAGCGTGGTCTTCTTCGGACTCTTCACGCCTCTGCAGGGCGCGGAGACGATCGGTGCCGCCATTGGCCTGCTGCCGGGCGACGGCAGCATCCGGGTGACGATGATCGGGTCGGGGCAGGATCTCAAGGCAGCCAGGTCGAAGGCGCAGGGCGGCGCGCCGGTCATGTGGGAGCCCTGGGTCGACGCTGCCGAGCTGCCCGCCGTCGTGGCCTCCCGCGACATCGGCATCGGCATCATGGGCGCCACCGAGAAGGCCGCCAAGGTCGTACCGAACAAGGTCTACCAGTGCGCGGCTGCCGGCATCGCCGTCGTGACGAGCGACACTGCTCCGCAGCGCCGGGCGTTCGGCGACGCAGTGGACTACGTGGCTGCGGGAGACCCCGAAGCTCTCGCCGATGCGATCGTCCGGCTCGCCCGCGATCCTGCGCTCCTGGCCGCGCGAAAGGCTGCGGCGCGCGAGGCTGCGGAGTCGTTCCGGCCCGAAGCGTCGGTCGCTGCCCTCGACGAGCGGCTCAGCGTGCTCTGA
- a CDS encoding glycosyltransferase family 2 protein gives MTLVVRERARQAVRRAGAEALYDRLILAARRLKAVPRERAWLRVVGGLLHDGVVVHGSGGWARPEAGVLPLVMCLWNRPERIDEVLAMLRSLSGPHRVALLLWNNNAADADFYAGRITDAAGGSLAGVDLVQSPVNIGGLARFVAARLLANGGYTGPVLMLDDDQDVSPNFVEDLLRDYSERSVVAWWAFSLHGSYWRRAEIEPGSDADHAGTGGTVYDSSLVRDDRFFANLPREFAFLEDQWMTFLAHAKGWRVIKGRTTIDLVSEEKNQYHGLSPLKDRFYRVQRTQRAWLTRRARVRTAWNDGRITSEGVSP, from the coding sequence GTGACGCTCGTGGTCCGCGAGCGGGCCCGGCAGGCGGTGCGTCGCGCCGGTGCCGAGGCCCTCTACGATCGGCTGATCCTCGCTGCGCGTCGCCTGAAGGCGGTTCCGCGAGAGCGAGCCTGGTTGCGCGTCGTCGGGGGCCTCCTTCACGACGGGGTGGTCGTGCACGGCTCAGGAGGGTGGGCGCGCCCCGAGGCCGGCGTGCTGCCTCTGGTAATGTGTCTCTGGAACCGCCCCGAGCGCATCGACGAGGTGCTCGCGATGCTGCGATCTCTCTCGGGCCCGCACCGCGTCGCCCTCCTGCTCTGGAACAACAATGCGGCCGACGCCGACTTCTACGCGGGCAGGATCACCGACGCTGCCGGTGGTTCGCTGGCCGGCGTCGACCTCGTGCAGAGCCCTGTCAACATCGGCGGCCTCGCTCGCTTCGTCGCGGCCCGCCTTCTCGCCAACGGCGGCTACACGGGCCCCGTGCTCATGCTCGACGACGACCAGGACGTGTCGCCGAACTTCGTCGAGGACCTGCTTCGCGACTACAGCGAGCGCTCCGTCGTCGCCTGGTGGGCCTTCAGCCTGCACGGCTCCTACTGGCGACGCGCCGAGATCGAGCCGGGCAGCGACGCCGACCATGCGGGCACCGGAGGCACTGTCTACGACAGCTCGCTCGTCAGAGACGACCGCTTCTTCGCGAACCTGCCCCGTGAGTTCGCCTTTCTGGAAGACCAGTGGATGACGTTCCTCGCCCACGCCAAGGGCTGGCGAGTGATCAAGGGTCGGACGACCATCGACCTGGTCTCGGAGGAGAAGAACCAGTATCACGGCCTGTCGCCCCTGAAAGACCGGTTCTATCGGGTGCAGCGCACCCAGCGCGCGTGGCTCACACGCCGGGCCCGGGTTCGCACCGCATGGAACGACGGGCGCATCACGTCGGAGGGGGTCAGCCCCTGA
- a CDS encoding dTDP-4-dehydrorhamnose 3,5-epimerase family protein: MQIRELKIPDSYEITPKQFGDDRGVFLEWYRFDRLEETVGHSIDLRQANTSVSKRGVVRGIHFADVPLGQAKYVTATHGAVLDYVIDIRVGSPTFGQWDSVLLDGTDRRAIYIAEGLGHCFVALTDDATVSYLVTDVFNAPREHGINPLDPDVALVFPDEAGEPLLSPKDTDAPSLAEAAASGLVPTWDDMRAYYASLNEKAAASPKETGR; encoded by the coding sequence GTGCAGATCCGCGAACTGAAGATTCCCGACAGCTACGAGATCACCCCCAAGCAGTTCGGTGACGACCGCGGCGTGTTCCTCGAGTGGTATCGCTTCGACCGTCTCGAAGAGACCGTGGGGCACTCGATCGACCTCCGGCAGGCGAACACCTCGGTGTCGAAGCGCGGCGTCGTGCGCGGCATCCACTTCGCCGACGTGCCGCTCGGCCAGGCCAAGTACGTGACGGCGACCCACGGTGCCGTGCTCGACTACGTCATCGACATCCGCGTGGGCTCGCCGACGTTCGGGCAGTGGGACTCCGTGCTGCTCGACGGAACCGATCGCCGCGCCATCTACATCGCCGAGGGCCTCGGCCACTGCTTCGTCGCGCTGACCGACGACGCCACGGTGAGCTACCTGGTGACCGACGTCTTCAACGCGCCCCGCGAGCACGGCATCAACCCTTTGGATCCTGACGTCGCCCTGGTCTTCCCCGACGAGGCCGGCGAGCCGCTGCTCTCGCCGAAAGACACCGACGCCCCCTCGCTCGCCGAGGCCGCGGCATCGGGCCTCGTGCCCACGTGGGACGACATGCGCGCGTACTATGCGTCGCTCAACGAGAAGGCGGCTGCGTCGCCGAAGGAGACAGGCCGATGA
- a CDS encoding YfhO family protein — translation MTPPSAETRPRDEQAADEPRPGRRSRFSTWLRTPGAWIEIAAWAALVAFVVFSLGIPLLGQGTFLNTAFLHDFAPWSDAAKSATSTSNVYDSDTIDSGAPQVALLVRLAHEGVFAQWNPYLSGGTELGGLPDSGAYSPLSLPWWILPLSYAPGVVKLLEIVVVTVGMALLLRRYSVPRAGWPIAALVFSSSGFMVAWTNWPQTRVAAFIPLLFWAIDRAAAEKKARDIISVGVALACMLLGGFPAVVGYTLFVGAFYFVVRTIVAHPRMREMVVSLGIVVGGLLFGVLLAAWQIVPFAHNALSVINFGVRAQSGGSGALGIGALVTSWLADAESEQSRGPIFGGGNPTEIYSYVGAAAVVLVAAAVLIRSRSPHRTGAVPLLIGLLALSVILVFLGGPLLAAVRHLPVFDSNPIGRMRCDVGFFAAALAGIGLGKLVEPENLRAEFARVRRVAPLYWIGRAAVAMLVLAAAAWIIWQTREILFPISAEYVHQVKLGVLWTGGVAGAAVILVLLAWILRSRIVGLVAGVGIIALVAVPAITSVQAWWPVASDASFYPNTPALNFLKKNLTAQQRFATSGQSTLPGTASYYQVRSLTGHTFQTTAWKQLMTAVDPASATTPTYSTLSPGNLPRSITSPILDRLGTRYVINDPSYPLVGTGVGGPAPVTTDSLTSTSTSVNTTTWSGPVNGFQFAGPANLVHVQKGMELTVSLIADGTGKTLASTTTWVQTFQGARWVALKGDSIPTSTSWHARISITGIPTGKSVQVGTTSAGLAAVNIYRPTPGADVRVVHTGDATIYQLLDAGDRVHWASNQSVETTAKARIATLQDPATPADEVVLSSPTTHQADPQGTASLKLDASDVNATVVHVNATLGGWVVVEDSLQRPGWSATVDGKATDLVTADNAGAAVWVPKGEHTVDLQYSTPGLGEGVVLTVASIVIAAIVSALVIVLGRRKRPRGRLAARPRQ, via the coding sequence GTGACTCCGCCGTCAGCCGAGACCCGTCCTCGCGACGAGCAGGCTGCCGACGAGCCCCGCCCCGGGCGCCGCTCCCGGTTCTCAACGTGGCTGCGGACCCCCGGCGCGTGGATCGAGATCGCGGCCTGGGCGGCTCTCGTCGCGTTCGTCGTCTTCAGCCTCGGCATCCCCCTCCTCGGCCAGGGCACTTTTCTCAACACCGCGTTCCTGCACGACTTCGCCCCGTGGAGCGACGCGGCAAAGTCCGCGACGTCGACCAGCAACGTCTACGACAGCGATACGATTGACAGCGGCGCCCCGCAGGTCGCCCTTCTTGTCCGACTGGCCCACGAGGGCGTCTTCGCGCAGTGGAACCCCTATCTCTCCGGTGGCACGGAGCTCGGCGGTCTCCCCGACTCGGGCGCGTACTCGCCGCTCTCGCTTCCCTGGTGGATCCTGCCCCTCTCGTACGCTCCCGGCGTCGTCAAGCTGCTCGAGATCGTGGTCGTCACGGTCGGCATGGCCCTCCTCCTCCGCCGGTACAGCGTGCCCCGTGCCGGATGGCCGATCGCCGCCCTCGTCTTCTCGTCGTCCGGTTTCATGGTGGCCTGGACCAATTGGCCGCAGACCCGGGTCGCCGCCTTCATCCCGCTGCTGTTCTGGGCGATCGATCGCGCCGCCGCTGAGAAGAAGGCGCGCGACATCATCAGTGTCGGCGTCGCGCTCGCCTGCATGCTACTCGGCGGATTCCCGGCCGTCGTCGGCTACACGCTCTTCGTCGGAGCCTTCTACTTCGTCGTCCGCACGATCGTCGCCCACCCACGGATGCGGGAAATGGTCGTCAGCCTGGGGATCGTCGTTGGGGGGCTGCTGTTCGGCGTGCTCCTGGCCGCCTGGCAGATCGTGCCCTTTGCCCACAACGCCCTCAGCGTCATCAACTTCGGCGTCCGGGCCCAGAGCGGCGGCAGCGGAGCTCTCGGCATAGGCGCCCTCGTCACCTCGTGGCTGGCGGACGCCGAGAGCGAGCAGTCGCGCGGCCCCATCTTCGGCGGCGGCAACCCCACCGAGATCTACTCGTACGTCGGCGCTGCAGCTGTTGTGCTCGTCGCAGCGGCCGTGCTCATCCGCTCGCGATCACCGCACCGAACGGGTGCCGTGCCGCTCCTCATCGGCCTGCTCGCCCTGAGCGTCATCCTCGTGTTCCTCGGCGGGCCCTTGCTCGCAGCGGTCCGGCACCTCCCCGTCTTTGACTCCAACCCCATCGGCCGCATGCGATGCGACGTCGGCTTCTTCGCGGCCGCCCTCGCCGGCATCGGCCTGGGCAAGCTCGTCGAGCCCGAGAACCTCCGCGCCGAGTTCGCCCGCGTGCGTCGCGTCGCTCCGCTCTACTGGATCGGCCGCGCTGCAGTGGCCATGCTGGTGCTCGCCGCGGCCGCCTGGATCATCTGGCAGACGCGCGAGATCCTGTTCCCGATCTCGGCGGAGTACGTGCACCAGGTCAAGCTGGGCGTGCTCTGGACGGGCGGTGTCGCCGGTGCCGCCGTGATCCTGGTGCTCCTCGCCTGGATCCTGCGCTCGCGCATCGTCGGCCTCGTCGCCGGGGTAGGCATCATCGCCCTGGTCGCGGTTCCCGCCATCACCTCGGTGCAGGCCTGGTGGCCCGTCGCCTCCGACGCGTCGTTCTATCCGAATACCCCCGCTCTGAACTTCTTGAAGAAGAACCTCACGGCACAGCAGCGCTTCGCGACGTCCGGCCAGTCGACCCTCCCGGGCACGGCCTCGTATTACCAGGTGCGCTCGCTCACCGGTCACACCTTCCAGACCACGGCCTGGAAGCAGCTGATGACGGCCGTCGACCCGGCCTCCGCGACGACGCCGACCTATTCCACGCTATCGCCCGGCAACCTGCCCCGGTCGATCACCTCGCCGATCCTCGATCGCCTCGGCACCCGCTACGTCATCAACGATCCGTCGTACCCGCTCGTCGGGACGGGCGTGGGCGGGCCCGCGCCGGTCACGACTGACTCGCTGACGAGCACCTCGACATCGGTGAACACGACCACCTGGTCGGGTCCGGTCAACGGCTTCCAGTTCGCCGGGCCGGCGAACCTCGTCCACGTGCAGAAGGGGATGGAGCTCACCGTCTCGCTCATCGCCGACGGCACCGGCAAGACCCTGGCCTCGACGACCACCTGGGTCCAGACGTTCCAGGGAGCACGGTGGGTCGCGCTCAAGGGCGATTCGATCCCGACATCGACCTCCTGGCACGCGCGCATCTCGATTACCGGCATCCCGACCGGCAAGTCGGTGCAGGTCGGCACCACGTCCGCAGGGCTCGCCGCTGTCAACATCTACCGGCCCACGCCGGGCGCCGACGTGCGCGTCGTCCACACCGGCGACGCCACCATCTACCAGCTCCTCGACGCGGGCGACCGCGTGCACTGGGCTTCCAACCAGTCGGTCGAGACGACGGCCAAGGCCCGGATCGCGACGCTGCAGGATCCTGCAACACCGGCCGACGAGGTCGTCCTCAGCTCCCCGACGACGCACCAGGCCGACCCGCAGGGCACCGCGAGTCTCAAGCTTGACGCCAGCGACGTCAACGCGACCGTCGTGCACGTGAACGCCACGCTGGGTGGTTGGGTCGTAGTGGAGGACTCCCTGCAGCGTCCCGGCTGGTCGGCGACCGTCGACGGGAAGGCGACCGACCTCGTCACCGCCGACAACGCCGGCGCAGCGGTCTGGGTGCCGAAGGGCGAGCACACGGTCGACCTGCAGTACTCGACTCCGGGTCTCGGCGAAGGCGTCGTGCTCACCGTCGCCTCGATCGTCATCGCGGCGATCGTGTCGGCTCTCGTGATCGTGCTCGGGCGTCGAAAGCGCCCTCGCGGCCGTCTCGCTGCCCGCCCCCGGCAGTGA
- a CDS encoding lysylphosphatidylglycerol synthase domain-containing protein, whose product MTSPDEPATRAPRNWRRLIRVGALVVALVLCIVFLIPRASDIVDALGRQNPLSIVIGLVLAIAATYATFLSWRELMRGAGHPLALMAAQRVFFLSQIGKYIPGSIWAIAAQADLGREHRVPVVKSVAVGLLTLLVSCGAGVCVAAASLPFVIPDALSKYWFVIVFVPIALAALHPAVLGLVMRLASRVMKRDFGTIRLPLPSVAKAFGWAVIAWILFGAHIATLSAALIRLDGHTFVLAIGGYSLAWLVGFLVFFLPAGLGGREAVLTALLVAGSAMSLNGAVSVAVMSRVLLTATDLLLALAAGLSRRRKGVVVRAASERS is encoded by the coding sequence ATGACTTCCCCCGACGAACCCGCCACACGAGCCCCCCGCAACTGGAGGCGTCTCATTCGCGTCGGCGCGCTGGTGGTCGCGCTCGTGCTCTGCATCGTCTTCCTCATCCCCCGCGCCTCCGACATCGTCGACGCCCTGGGTCGCCAGAACCCCCTCTCGATCGTGATCGGCCTCGTTCTGGCGATCGCGGCGACCTATGCCACGTTCCTCTCCTGGCGCGAGCTCATGCGCGGCGCGGGCCACCCCCTGGCTCTGATGGCCGCGCAGCGCGTCTTCTTCCTGTCCCAGATCGGCAAGTACATCCCCGGCTCGATCTGGGCGATCGCAGCGCAGGCCGACCTCGGTCGCGAGCACAGGGTGCCCGTGGTCAAGTCGGTCGCGGTCGGGCTGCTGACGCTTCTGGTCAGCTGCGGCGCCGGCGTCTGCGTCGCTGCCGCGAGTCTGCCGTTCGTGATCCCCGACGCGCTCTCGAAGTACTGGTTCGTCATCGTCTTCGTCCCGATCGCGCTCGCCGCCCTCCACCCGGCAGTCCTCGGCCTCGTCATGCGGCTCGCATCGCGCGTCATGAAGCGCGACTTCGGCACGATCCGCCTTCCGCTCCCGTCCGTGGCGAAAGCCTTCGGCTGGGCCGTCATCGCCTGGATCCTGTTCGGGGCCCACATCGCCACCCTGTCGGCCGCGCTGATCCGCCTCGACGGGCACACCTTCGTGCTCGCGATCGGCGGTTACTCTCTCGCCTGGCTCGTCGGGTTCCTCGTCTTCTTCCTCCCCGCGGGCCTCGGCGGTCGTGAGGCCGTGCTCACGGCGCTTCTCGTCGCCGGCTCGGCCATGAGCCTCAACGGCGCCGTCAGCGTCGCCGTGATGTCGCGCGTGCTTCTGACGGCGACCGACCTCCTGCTGGCGCTGGCTGCCGGCCTGAGCCGCCGGCGCAAGGGCGTCGTCGTTCGGGCTGCTTCCGAGCGCTCGTGA
- a CDS encoding glycosyltransferase family 39 protein: MSVPPIARRDGIAIGAATAAFLVVLVLWSMLTPVFGAPDELAHFDSVLRFALGYGWAAPGHAPYLNAVLAARSELLTTGPSARPTLEALLAAHPGTSPSTIDQMSQHPPTYYAVAAGLMHAVGFLHLRWDVDLAILRLFDSCLIAPLPLLAWATVRRLAHSNRAGLVGAMSIVLVPQVALVGSAVTNDAPLMLFGGLTIWLGALVLTGDVRWRTTVALALASAAAVATKATGYPSLFFVILVLLVLFTGRLRSARSVAQFVVAGVIVAALGGAWWLRNIVVYHQLQPAGLVRAVLPWPPGHGPNVGGFFVTEWNHVTSSFWGDFGLVPTPTAITISGTLTGVLTVGSIAVIVLFAFRRRSGLRAPIALGALVVTTIVLQLGNNWQSYAATHLVSGDQGRYYFPSIIALVALVALGLSNAVRSEVTRLMVGRALVTLAVLVALYGLVVAFLGFYQGGSELPTPAGFQALRGATTLGSISLLAVIVLTVVFGGVTVVLVWRGLAAPPRETGPHERGMLRRGAHAGTSS, encoded by the coding sequence GTGAGCGTTCCCCCGATCGCCCGGCGCGACGGGATCGCGATCGGCGCCGCGACAGCCGCGTTCCTAGTGGTGCTCGTGCTGTGGTCGATGCTGACGCCGGTCTTCGGGGCGCCCGACGAGCTCGCGCACTTCGACTCGGTACTGCGGTTCGCTCTCGGATACGGCTGGGCGGCTCCCGGCCACGCGCCCTACCTGAACGCGGTCCTCGCCGCACGCTCCGAACTCCTGACGACGGGGCCCTCGGCACGGCCGACTCTCGAGGCTCTGCTGGCCGCCCATCCCGGTACGTCGCCGAGCACGATCGACCAGATGTCGCAGCACCCTCCGACGTATTATGCCGTCGCAGCCGGGCTGATGCACGCCGTCGGATTCCTTCACCTACGCTGGGACGTCGACCTCGCGATCCTGCGCCTCTTCGACTCCTGCCTCATCGCACCCCTCCCCCTCCTCGCGTGGGCGACGGTCCGCCGACTTGCGCACTCGAATCGCGCCGGCCTCGTCGGGGCCATGAGCATCGTTCTCGTTCCACAGGTCGCACTCGTCGGATCGGCGGTCACGAACGACGCGCCGCTGATGCTCTTCGGCGGCCTGACGATCTGGCTCGGCGCACTCGTGCTCACAGGCGACGTTCGCTGGCGAACCACGGTCGCGCTCGCGCTGGCGAGTGCCGCCGCAGTCGCCACGAAGGCCACCGGCTATCCGAGCCTGTTCTTCGTCATCCTGGTGCTCCTGGTGCTCTTCACAGGACGCCTGCGCTCTGCGCGCAGCGTCGCCCAGTTCGTGGTCGCCGGCGTCATCGTCGCAGCCCTGGGCGGCGCGTGGTGGCTCCGGAACATCGTCGTCTACCACCAGCTGCAGCCGGCCGGTCTCGTCCGAGCCGTCCTTCCGTGGCCGCCCGGTCACGGCCCGAACGTCGGTGGGTTCTTCGTAACCGAGTGGAACCACGTCACCTCGTCATTCTGGGGCGATTTCGGGCTGGTCCCGACGCCGACTGCGATCACGATCAGCGGCACCCTCACCGGAGTGCTCACCGTCGGCTCGATCGCTGTGATCGTGCTGTTCGCGTTCCGCCGGCGGTCGGGTCTGCGCGCGCCCATCGCCCTGGGGGCGCTTGTCGTGACCACGATCGTGTTGCAGCTCGGCAACAACTGGCAGTCCTATGCCGCCACCCATCTCGTGTCGGGCGACCAAGGGCGCTACTACTTCCCGTCGATCATCGCGCTCGTGGCTCTCGTCGCCCTCGGGCTCTCCAACGCGGTGCGGTCGGAGGTCACCCGGTTGATGGTCGGACGCGCTCTGGTGACTCTCGCCGTCCTGGTGGCCCTCTATGGCCTCGTCGTCGCTTTTCTCGGCTTCTACCAGGGTGGGAGCGAGCTCCCGACCCCCGCGGGCTTCCAGGCGCTGCGAGGAGCCACGACACTGGGATCGATATCGCTCCTCGCAGTGATCGTGCTCACCGTTGTCTTCGGGGGCGTCACCGTCGTCCTGGTGTGGCGCGGCCTCGCCGCCCCGCCCCGCGAGACCGGGCCTCACGAGCGCGGAATGCTGCGGCGAGGCGCCCACGCCGGCACGAGCTCGTGA
- the rfbA gene encoding glucose-1-phosphate thymidylyltransferase RfbA, with the protein MKGIILAGGTGSRLWPITKGVSKQLMPIYDKPMVYYPLSTLMMAGINEVLIITTPEYNEQFRELLGDGSSLGMRIEYAAQPSPDGLAQAFIIGEEFLAGDSVALVLGDNIFHGVGLGSNLKSNTEVDGATIFAYHVSDPHRYGVVDFDDDFKAVSIEEKPKEPKSNYAVPGLYFYDNSIVEIAKSIKPSARGELEISTVNERYLADGKLQVQVLDRGTAWLDTGTFESMMQASEYVRVIEDRQGHKIGCIEEIAWRNGWIDDAALEALAAPLAKSGYGVYLQNLLRG; encoded by the coding sequence ATGAAGGGCATCATCCTCGCGGGCGGCACCGGCTCGCGCCTCTGGCCGATCACCAAGGGCGTCTCGAAGCAGCTCATGCCGATCTACGACAAGCCGATGGTCTACTACCCCCTGTCGACCCTGATGATGGCCGGCATCAACGAGGTGCTGATCATCACCACGCCTGAGTACAACGAGCAGTTCCGCGAGCTTCTCGGCGACGGGTCGAGCCTCGGCATGCGCATCGAGTACGCCGCGCAGCCCTCGCCCGACGGCCTCGCGCAGGCGTTCATCATCGGCGAGGAGTTCTTGGCGGGCGACAGCGTCGCCCTCGTGCTCGGCGACAACATCTTCCACGGTGTCGGCCTCGGCTCGAACCTCAAGAGCAACACCGAGGTCGACGGCGCGACGATCTTCGCCTACCACGTCTCCGACCCGCACCGGTACGGCGTGGTCGACTTCGACGACGACTTCAAGGCCGTCTCGATCGAAGAGAAGCCGAAGGAGCCCAAGAGCAATTACGCGGTGCCCGGCCTCTACTTCTACGACAACTCGATCGTCGAGATCGCGAAGTCGATCAAGCCGAGCGCCCGCGGCGAACTCGAGATCTCGACCGTGAACGAGCGCTACCTCGCCGACGGAAAGCTGCAGGTGCAGGTGCTCGACCGCGGCACGGCGTGGCTCGACACCGGCACGTTCGAGTCGATGATGCAGGCCTCCGAGTACGTCCGCGTGATCGAGGATCGCCAGGGCCACAAGATCGGCTGCATCGAAGAGATCGCCTGGCGCAACGGCTGGATCGACGACGCGGCCCTCGAGGCGCTTGCAGCCCCGCTCGCGAAGAGCGGCTACGGCGTCTACCTGCAGAACCTCCTCAGGGGCTGA